The window AACTACGATCTAAAAACCCCCAAGTAAAACTTCAAAGCTCCAAACCTGATGGCTAATGAGTTCATCCAAGACCAAGAGTGTGTTGTTGTTCCGGTTATTCAAAATTCCTATTCGAAATATATACTAATGTCACTCAAACACTCAATGTGTCCACCACCACTTTTTTCCAATCAACTTATATAAGCTCTCATGCAATTGGTAAACAGAATTAAAGTTCGTAAATTATATGAATATCcgaaacatattttaaaactgaattttaatatttgttgtcttacaaacattaaaataaataaaaacaagatagaaaataattttttttattggcttTGTTTATGggattattgttgtttgttgttttccATTTGGTTCGCTCTCATGGACGGAGGTACTTGGTCTGGAAACATGTTTTGCATCACGTTAGTCCAGAAGTCGACATCCTTGAGTTTCAACTCCATCtcctcaatcttcttctccaccttgttcAACTTTTCTTGTGTCTCAAGATATTTATCTTTGTAAAGCAGAGATGGAACTGCGGAACTCGGTCTGACATCGCCCTTCATTGACCCATCTGCAAACCTTCTGTCTTCCTTTATTTGAACTTCCTAACAAACCccaaaaattatcaaaaatagtTAGGTAATATGCTTAGAAAGCtactattacaaaataaataaattgtcaACATCGCATCAAATGTGTTGTTACCTCTTTGTGGATAGTATCTATGTCAGTTTGGGCGAGATGGTTTGACTGGATGGAGTCATGATCGCCTTGACACAAGTGAGTTTGGCTCTCATCCTCCAGGGCTTTGCACTTCTCAACTATCAACTCGGCTTTTTCGTCGACAAAGGTCCCATCTAAATTTCTCTTGTGGGTGTCCTCTATTGAGATGACCATGTCAAGTAGTTCACCAGTCTCCTCATCCCGGTTTAATAGTATACTTTCTGGGGGTGGTGCGTAAGCGCCACTTTTGTCGTTTGCCTTGAGAACTTCATACAAAACAGAAGCAATTCTGCGTGCGTTTATCAATTTCTCTCGCTGACTAGTAAGATAAATTTCCATATATAGGTTAATAATGTTGGCTCGCTGAGGTTGAACTAAAACTAGCAATAGTTATTAGtagattaaaaagaaagaaagatggacgaTACCTATTATTATCCAAATCGAATGATGCACCATGTGTGATAATGTATGCCAAGTAAGAATCATAAACACGTTTGAGTTCTCTAATATCATTCCTATCCTTTCTTATTCTCGTAGTTAACTCGTCGTCCTACAAGGAAACAATGaagataaacaacaaaataattaaacagatgatgtttagaaatttaattaattatccgGAAACTAGTCCACGTCAATATTTATACGATCGATCAAAAATCATAGGCATCAGAAACTAGCTAGAATCTGTATCCTGTTCAACTATATTGGATGACTTGCCTTCTCAAGCCTTCGAAGAAGAGAAGTTTTGAATTGTCGTACACCTCTTCCAGTGGAACTAGCGTCAATTCGGTGAGCTACCTCAAACGTATAGAAACGGCCTGCGACATATGGAAATTATGAGTCTTTTAACAAGAAAGcgccaagaaagaaaaaaaaaaagagaagattcaaaaatagtaacaaaTTGACCTAAAAACATTAGGGAATACGAGAGTGAACTCACAAAGATAAGCAATACGAGGTTCTTCAGACTCAACCAAGTTAGCTACACGAAGAAACCTTTGAATCCCTGAGGCTAACGTCTCGGGAAGCTTCTCGCTGTCATAGGGTACCCACACAAATTGTTCCTGAGAAGTGACGGATCTCGTGGACTGGCGGATGGTTGGCGAATCTTCGGGGAAGATGGGATccatatcaacaaaaacatcGGTGGGATCAACGGGGACGATTTCGTGAGACATTTGGGAGGCTAAAAGCTGATTGCTCTATGGTTTTGGCTGGCACTTGGCATGGAGACGGAAATGTTCCATTATATAAAGCGGCAATAACTTAGCGAGGTGAGTTTCCTTGGCAGATTATCTTTTACTCTTTACAACAACGTGCATgggaaaagtaaaaaataaaactttgttGAGTGTAGTAAAGGAGCCAAATCTTGTTTAAATGGAATAC is drawn from Camelina sativa cultivar DH55 chromosome 1, Cs, whole genome shotgun sequence and contains these coding sequences:
- the LOC104779430 gene encoding uncharacterized protein LOC104779430; the encoded protein is MSHEIVPVDPTDVFVDMDPIFPEDSPTIRQSTRSVTSQEQFVWVPYDSEKLPETLASGIQRFLRVANLVESEEPRIAYLCRFYTFEVAHRIDASSTGRGVRQFKTSLLRRLEKDDELTTRIRKDRNDIRELKRVYDSYLAYIITHGASFDLDNNSQREKLINARRIASVLYEVLKANDKSGAYAPPPESILLNRDEETGELLDMVISIEDTHKRNLDGTFVDEKAELIVEKCKALEDESQTHLCQGDHDSIQSNHLAQTDIDTIHKEEVQIKEDRRFADGSMKGDVRPSSAVPSLLYKDKYLETQEKLNKVEKKIEEMELKLKDVDFWTNVMQNMFPDQVPPSMRANQMENNKQQ